The Saccharomonospora cyanea NA-134 genome includes a region encoding these proteins:
- a CDS encoding PH domain-containing protein, whose translation MGIFDGMLGNASRTDPRAATREFGRLLAQGEQIHAAYQLIRDSFLFTDRRLILVDKQGVTGRKVEYHSIPYRGITHFSVETAGTFDLDAELKIWLSGNSEPITKQFGKGVDVYEVQALLSTYVTR comes from the coding sequence ATGGGCATTTTCGACGGGATGCTGGGCAATGCTTCGCGTACCGATCCCCGTGCGGCGACGCGGGAGTTCGGGCGGCTGCTGGCGCAGGGAGAGCAGATCCATGCCGCCTACCAACTGATCCGGGACTCGTTCCTCTTCACCGACCGGCGCCTGATCCTCGTCGACAAGCAGGGTGTGACCGGCCGAAAGGTCGAGTACCACTCGATTCCGTATCGCGGCATCACCCACTTCTCCGTCGAGACCGCCGGTACCTTCGACCTCGACGCCGAGCTGAAGATCTGGCTTTCCGGAAACTCGGAGCCGATCACGAAGCAGTTCGGCAAGGGAGTCGACGTCTACGAGGTCCAAGCTCTCCTGAGCACCTACGTGACACGCTGA
- a CDS encoding galactose-binding domain-containing protein → MRRSVFAVAATAAVLGLTVVSPAQSASGGRPTIELTASPQPVEVVGLPCLPSSLTLGMTNTGGHGVYVDAELNASGPVGLERGVVSSWLPAWDPDHTVTARVGVTAPRTAVPGDYTVTVRADRTRLTVPVRVLPLPGKKEGDNLALGEQAAASSTHGNFRLCGAVDGDRNPDNWSISTGWNDGTRSVFPDDYSVALGRSVSIGRIETYTLDSARYPAGRFGIRDFDVQVRTGGAWQTVDRVRGNIAGKVTSTFDPVIADAVRVVVHDSNDHAYSRIMELEVYSR, encoded by the coding sequence ATGCGACGTTCCGTCTTCGCCGTCGCGGCCACTGCCGCGGTTCTGGGTCTCACTGTCGTGAGCCCCGCACAGAGCGCGTCGGGCGGCCGCCCGACGATCGAACTCACCGCGAGCCCGCAGCCGGTCGAGGTGGTCGGGTTGCCGTGCCTGCCGAGTTCCCTGACGCTCGGGATGACCAACACGGGCGGCCACGGCGTCTACGTCGACGCGGAATTGAACGCGAGCGGCCCGGTCGGGCTCGAGCGCGGCGTCGTCTCGTCGTGGCTACCGGCGTGGGATCCGGATCACACGGTGACCGCCCGGGTCGGCGTGACGGCGCCGCGGACCGCGGTTCCCGGCGACTACACGGTGACCGTGCGGGCCGATCGTACGCGGCTCACCGTGCCGGTGCGGGTGCTCCCGTTGCCCGGCAAGAAGGAAGGCGACAATCTCGCGCTGGGCGAGCAGGCGGCTGCGTCGTCCACACACGGCAATTTCCGGCTGTGCGGCGCGGTCGACGGAGACCGGAACCCGGACAACTGGTCGATCAGCACGGGTTGGAACGACGGCACCCGAAGCGTGTTTCCCGACGACTACTCGGTGGCACTCGGCCGGTCCGTGTCGATCGGCCGGATCGAGACGTACACCCTCGATTCGGCACGCTACCCGGCGGGCCGCTTCGGTATCCGAGACTTCGACGTGCAGGTGCGCACGGGTGGCGCATGGCAGACCGTGGACCGGGTCCGCGGCAACATCGCGGGCAAGGTGACCTCGACGTTCGATCCCGTCATCGCCGATGCCGTGCGCGTCGTGGTGCACGACTCCAACGACCATGCCTACTCCCGCATCATGGAGCTGGAGGTCTACTCCCGTTGA
- the katG gene encoding catalase/peroxidase HPI, with translation MSDTQASTPSSAQGVDKKAAAGCPVAHDSVTSHGSESENPAIDSPTPKSSGRPRTNRDWWPNQLDLSVLRAHDSKSNPLGKDFNYAKEFAKLDVEALKRDIVEVLTTSQDWWPADFGHYGGLMIRMSWHAAGTYRIHDGRGGAGDGAQRFAPLNSWPDNANLDKARRLLWPVKQKYGQKISWADLLVFAGNVALESMGFKTFGFGFGREDVWEPEEIFWGPEDDWLGDERYVSDTEMVPELGATEMGLIYVNPEGPRGSGDFRAAAHFIRETFARMAMNDEETVALIAGGHTFGKTHGAGVADDHVGPEPEAAPLEAQGLGWMSTHGSGKGPDTITSGLEVTWTDRPTEWSNRFFEILFGYEWELTTSPGGGKQYVAKDAPEIIPDPYDPNKKHKPTMLTTDLALRFDPIYEPISRRFLENPDEFALAFAKAWYKLLHRDMGPVTRYLGPWVAEPQLWQDPVPPVDHELVGEADIAALKAKVLESGLSTAELVTTAWASAASFRSTDKRGGANGARIRLEPQRNWEVNQPEQLAPVLEKLETIQREFNEAGGAKISLADLIVLAGSAAVEKAARDGGVEVTVPFHPGRTDATQEQTDVESFKVLEPRADGFRNYLRSGEKLQPEVLLVDRAYMLNLTAPEMTVLVGGLRSLGANYGGTRHGVLTERPGVLTNDFFINLLAPGTKWKASESEENVYEIRDLATDELKWTATPVDLIFGSNSQLRALAEVYAGDDAREKFVNDFVAAWTKVMELDRFDLS, from the coding sequence ATGAGCGATACCCAGGCCAGCACCCCCTCGAGTGCACAGGGGGTGGACAAGAAGGCGGCGGCCGGATGCCCGGTCGCGCACGACTCGGTGACCTCGCATGGCAGCGAGAGCGAGAACCCGGCCATCGACTCGCCGACGCCGAAGTCGAGTGGCCGTCCGCGCACCAATCGCGACTGGTGGCCTAACCAGCTCGACCTGTCGGTGCTGCGCGCGCACGACTCCAAGAGCAACCCGTTGGGCAAGGACTTCAACTACGCCAAGGAGTTCGCCAAGCTCGACGTCGAGGCCCTCAAGCGCGACATCGTGGAGGTGCTCACCACCTCGCAGGACTGGTGGCCCGCCGACTTCGGTCACTACGGCGGCCTGATGATCCGGATGAGCTGGCACGCCGCGGGCACCTACCGCATCCACGACGGCCGCGGCGGCGCCGGTGACGGCGCTCAGCGGTTCGCCCCGCTCAACAGCTGGCCCGACAACGCCAACCTGGACAAGGCGCGCCGACTGCTGTGGCCGGTCAAGCAGAAGTACGGCCAGAAGATCTCGTGGGCCGACCTGCTCGTGTTCGCCGGCAACGTCGCGCTGGAGTCCATGGGCTTCAAGACCTTCGGCTTCGGCTTCGGCCGGGAGGACGTCTGGGAGCCCGAGGAGATCTTCTGGGGTCCGGAGGACGACTGGCTGGGCGACGAGCGCTACGTCAGCGACACCGAGATGGTGCCCGAGCTGGGCGCGACCGAGATGGGCCTCATCTACGTCAACCCCGAGGGCCCCCGCGGCAGCGGGGACTTCCGGGCGGCGGCCCACTTCATCCGCGAGACGTTCGCCCGCATGGCGATGAACGACGAGGAGACCGTCGCTCTGATCGCCGGTGGCCACACCTTCGGCAAGACCCACGGCGCCGGTGTCGCCGACGACCACGTGGGCCCCGAGCCCGAGGCCGCCCCGCTGGAGGCGCAGGGCCTCGGCTGGATGAGCACCCACGGCAGCGGCAAGGGCCCGGACACGATCACCAGTGGCCTCGAGGTGACGTGGACCGACCGGCCGACCGAGTGGAGCAACCGCTTCTTCGAGATCCTCTTCGGCTACGAGTGGGAGCTCACGACGAGCCCGGGCGGCGGCAAGCAGTACGTCGCCAAGGACGCGCCGGAAATCATCCCGGACCCGTACGACCCGAACAAGAAGCACAAGCCGACCATGCTCACCACGGACCTGGCGCTGCGCTTCGACCCGATCTACGAGCCGATCTCCCGCCGGTTCCTGGAGAACCCCGACGAGTTCGCGCTGGCGTTCGCCAAGGCCTGGTACAAGCTGCTGCACCGCGACATGGGTCCGGTCACGCGCTACCTGGGCCCGTGGGTCGCCGAGCCGCAGCTGTGGCAGGACCCGGTTCCGCCCGTCGACCACGAGCTCGTGGGTGAGGCCGACATCGCCGCCCTGAAGGCGAAGGTCCTGGAGTCAGGCCTGTCCACCGCCGAGCTGGTCACCACCGCGTGGGCGTCGGCGGCGAGCTTCCGGTCCACCGACAAGCGCGGCGGCGCCAACGGCGCCCGGATCCGCCTGGAGCCGCAGCGCAACTGGGAGGTCAACCAGCCCGAGCAGCTCGCGCCGGTGCTGGAGAAGCTCGAGACCATCCAGCGCGAGTTCAACGAGGCCGGCGGCGCGAAGATCTCGCTGGCCGACCTGATCGTGCTGGCCGGTTCGGCCGCCGTCGAGAAGGCCGCGCGCGACGGGGGCGTCGAGGTGACCGTGCCGTTCCACCCGGGTCGCACCGACGCCACCCAGGAGCAGACCGACGTCGAGTCGTTCAAGGTGCTCGAGCCGCGCGCCGACGGGTTCCGCAACTACCTGCGTTCCGGGGAGAAGCTCCAGCCGGAGGTGCTGCTGGTCGACCGCGCCTACATGCTGAACCTGACCGCGCCGGAGATGACCGTCCTCGTCGGCGGCCTTCGCTCGCTGGGTGCCAACTACGGTGGCACCCGGCACGGTGTGCTCACCGAGCGGCCGGGCGTGCTCACCAACGACTTCTTCATCAACCTGCTCGCGCCGGGCACCAAGTGGAAGGCGTCGGAGTCGGAGGAGAACGTCTACGAGATCCGTGACCTGGCGACCGACGAGCTGAAGTGGACGGCCACCCCGGTCGACCTCATCTTCGGCTCGAACTCGCAGCTGCGGGCCCTCGCGGAGGTCTACGCCGGCGACGACGCGCGCGAGAAGTTCGTCAACGACTTCGTCGCGGCCTGGACGAAGGTCATGGAACTGGACCGGTTCGACCTGTCCTGA
- a CDS encoding Fur family transcriptional regulator — MTSDFEAQLRAVSLRVTRPRLAVLAALRDHPHVDTETVIELVRADHPTVSHQAVYDVLRALTEAGLVRRIQPAGTNARYESRVGDNHHHVVCRSCGAIADVDCTVGHAPCLTASDDHGFVIDQAEVVFWGICPDCSAAAVPAKSPARKASR; from the coding sequence GTGACGTCGGACTTCGAGGCCCAGCTGCGGGCGGTCTCGTTGCGTGTGACCCGCCCCCGCCTGGCGGTGCTGGCCGCGCTGCGCGACCACCCGCACGTCGACACCGAAACGGTGATCGAACTGGTGCGCGCCGATCACCCGACGGTGTCCCACCAGGCTGTCTACGACGTGCTGCGGGCCCTCACCGAAGCCGGGCTGGTGCGCCGCATCCAGCCGGCCGGCACGAACGCCCGCTACGAGTCACGGGTGGGCGACAATCACCACCACGTCGTCTGCCGCTCCTGCGGTGCGATCGCCGACGTCGATTGCACCGTCGGGCACGCCCCCTGTCTCACCGCCTCGGACGATCACGGCTTTGTGATCGACCAGGCGGAGGTCGTCTTTTGGGGCATCTGCCCCGACTGCTCGGCCGCTGCAGTTCCCGCGAAATCGCCAGCTCGGAAGGCAAGTAGATGA
- a CDS encoding AAA family ATPase gives MEIVTSDRLVLPLENRALLVVAGLPGAGKSTLLRDAAVDPEVTLLDTDHVRARLAAFFPAGTAYSYYRPLVHVLHILRLVSAAIRAPGPVVVHDPATGAIARAAFVVLGALTGRSRHLLWIDCTVNEALAGQHHRGRVLLGWSFARHARNAARLRRRLLAGAVLASWRNVTMTDRQGARRGMRIVRTEPHRRGRQ, from the coding sequence GTGGAGATTGTGACATCCGACCGGCTGGTCCTGCCCCTTGAAAACCGCGCACTGCTCGTGGTCGCCGGTCTGCCCGGGGCAGGCAAGAGCACCCTTCTGCGAGACGCCGCCGTCGACCCGGAGGTCACTCTGCTCGACACCGACCACGTGCGCGCGAGGTTGGCCGCGTTCTTCCCTGCGGGCACCGCCTACTCCTACTACCGGCCGCTCGTGCACGTGTTGCACATCCTGCGACTCGTGTCGGCCGCGATCCGTGCCCCTGGGCCGGTGGTGGTGCACGATCCGGCCACCGGCGCCATCGCCAGGGCGGCGTTCGTCGTACTCGGTGCTCTCACCGGGCGCAGCAGGCACCTGCTCTGGATCGACTGCACGGTGAACGAGGCTCTGGCAGGGCAGCACCACCGTGGCCGGGTTCTCCTCGGCTGGTCGTTCGCGCGGCACGCTCGCAACGCGGCCCGGCTGCGCCGTCGCCTGCTCGCCGGTGCCGTACTCGCGAGCTGGCGCAACGTGACCATGACCGACCGTCAGGGGGCCCGGCGAGGCATGCGGATCGTGCGGACGGAACCGCACCGGAGGGGGCGTCAGTAG
- a CDS encoding IMPACT family protein: MRVIARDGEYEVEIQRSRFLCTVARVTDVAEAAAVIARVRRAGPNANHHCVAMRIGDPQTGGLTARSNDDGEPSGTAGVPMLEVLTQRGLTDVVAVVSRWFGGVKLGAGGLVRAYSGVLAATLDTVGELRRVRHRELLLAVPHDRAGRLENHLRNSPYRLRGVDYGPDVTFTVAVTEADVAGFEAWLAEHSGTAIDVIDAGPCDLYLP, translated from the coding sequence ATGCGAGTGATCGCCCGCGACGGGGAGTACGAGGTCGAGATCCAGCGGTCCCGGTTCCTGTGCACCGTCGCCCGGGTCACCGACGTCGCCGAGGCCGCCGCGGTGATCGCCCGTGTCCGGCGAGCCGGGCCGAACGCCAACCACCACTGCGTGGCCATGCGGATCGGTGACCCCCAAACCGGTGGGCTCACGGCTCGCAGCAACGACGACGGCGAGCCCTCGGGCACGGCGGGTGTGCCGATGTTGGAGGTGCTGACCCAGCGTGGCCTGACCGACGTCGTGGCCGTCGTGTCGCGCTGGTTCGGTGGTGTCAAGCTCGGCGCCGGTGGCCTGGTCCGTGCCTACTCGGGTGTACTCGCCGCGACGCTGGACACTGTCGGCGAGCTCCGCCGGGTCCGCCATCGGGAGTTGCTGCTGGCGGTCCCACACGACCGCGCCGGACGCTTGGAGAATCACCTGCGCAACTCGCCCTACCGTCTGCGGGGAGTGGACTACGGTCCGGACGTCACGTTCACCGTCGCCGTCACCGAAGCCGACGTAGCCGGGTTCGAGGCGTGGCTGGCCGAGCATTCCGGCACCGCGATCGACGTCATCGACGCCGGACCGTGCGACCTGTACCTGCCGTGA
- a CDS encoding alkaline phosphatase D family protein has product MTLDLGSSPRRRFLSLTGAAAGLAIAGTLPGITASTASGVEKEDLRGYPFTLGVAAGDPLPDAVVIWTRLALDPLAPFGGMAARPVAVRWQVAEDERFRTIVRSGVAVARREASHSVHVDVRGLRPWRHYYYRFLVGGQVSPVGRMRTAPAPWQSPASLAFAFASCQAYWDGFYTAYRDLAAHDHDVVFHLGDYLYEIGVGTDAGVRRQPVPDEFARETVTLDEYRGRYALYKSDPDLQAAHASAAWIVTMDDHEVENNWAGPISQDDAPRDEFLVRRANAFRAWWEHMPVRAAQSPSGPDIRLYRRFQYGTLARFNLLDTRQYRDDQAAGDGTKAPNPGSLDPNRTITGKEQERWLLDGMAQRSARWEVLAHQTAIAQLDTKAGPEVLVPMDTWDGYVASRKRILGGAAERGVRNLVSIAGDLHRSVVSELRPDYADDASPVVGTEFVGTSISSAGDGEDLDEGGRTILAENPHVKFGNFQRGYVRCEVDRARWVSDFRVVDRVTVPGGTVTSRARFAVEDRDPTVHTV; this is encoded by the coding sequence GTGACACTTGATCTCGGATCCTCGCCGCGGCGCAGATTCCTGTCTCTCACCGGCGCGGCCGCGGGACTGGCCATCGCGGGCACCCTGCCTGGTATCACGGCTTCGACCGCCTCCGGTGTCGAGAAGGAGGATCTGCGCGGGTACCCGTTCACCCTGGGCGTCGCAGCGGGCGACCCGCTGCCGGACGCGGTCGTGATCTGGACTCGTCTGGCGCTCGATCCGCTGGCGCCCTTCGGCGGTATGGCCGCGCGTCCGGTCGCCGTGCGCTGGCAGGTCGCCGAGGACGAGCGGTTCCGCACGATCGTCCGGTCCGGTGTCGCCGTGGCGCGCCGGGAAGCCTCCCACAGCGTGCACGTCGATGTGCGTGGTCTGCGCCCGTGGCGGCACTACTACTACCGGTTCCTGGTCGGCGGACAGGTCAGCCCGGTGGGCCGTATGCGCACGGCACCCGCCCCGTGGCAGTCGCCTGCGAGCCTGGCGTTCGCGTTCGCCTCCTGCCAGGCGTACTGGGACGGCTTCTACACCGCCTACCGCGACCTGGCCGCGCACGACCACGACGTCGTCTTCCACCTCGGCGACTACCTCTACGAGATCGGGGTCGGCACCGACGCCGGTGTCCGGCGGCAACCCGTTCCGGACGAGTTCGCGCGCGAGACCGTCACCCTCGACGAGTACCGCGGGCGGTACGCGCTGTACAAGAGCGATCCGGACTTGCAGGCCGCCCATGCCTCGGCAGCGTGGATCGTCACGATGGACGACCACGAGGTGGAGAACAACTGGGCGGGCCCGATCTCACAGGACGACGCACCTCGAGACGAGTTCCTCGTCCGCAGGGCCAACGCCTTCCGCGCGTGGTGGGAGCACATGCCGGTGCGGGCCGCGCAGTCGCCGTCCGGGCCGGACATCCGGCTCTACCGCCGGTTCCAGTACGGCACGCTCGCCCGGTTCAACCTGCTCGACACCCGTCAGTACCGCGACGACCAGGCGGCTGGTGACGGCACCAAGGCCCCGAATCCGGGCTCGCTGGATCCGAATCGGACGATCACGGGCAAGGAACAGGAGCGTTGGCTGCTCGACGGTATGGCGCAGCGCTCGGCCCGCTGGGAGGTGCTGGCGCACCAGACCGCCATCGCGCAACTCGACACCAAGGCCGGGCCGGAGGTCCTCGTGCCGATGGACACCTGGGACGGCTACGTGGCCTCACGCAAGCGGATCCTCGGCGGGGCGGCGGAACGGGGTGTGCGCAATCTGGTCAGCATCGCGGGCGACCTGCACCGCAGCGTGGTCTCCGAATTGCGTCCCGACTACGCCGACGACGCCTCACCGGTCGTGGGCACGGAGTTCGTGGGCACCTCGATCAGCTCCGCCGGGGACGGTGAGGATCTGGACGAGGGCGGGCGCACGATCCTCGCCGAGAATCCACACGTCAAGTTCGGCAACTTCCAGCGCGGCTACGTGCGGTGCGAGGTCGACCGGGCCCGGTGGGTGTCGGACTTCCGGGTCGTCGACCGGGTGACCGTGCCCGGCGGCACCGTGACGAGCCGGGCGAGGTTCGCCGTGGAGGACCGCGACCCCACCGTCCACACCGTCTGA